GGATCAGCTCTACTGGCTACCCTGTACGCGAACACCCATAAGGGCAAGGACACCGCCGCCTTCCAGCTCCACGACTTCGCGCCGCATCATGACCAGCCTGAGCTGACGTTGGAGCAGGCGATGGCGACGTGGGGGTAGGCATATCATCGACCGGGCGCGCATACGCCGTAACGAGCACATAGTCAATGATCTGTTGAAACCTGTGTCGGAAGTCGACATAATCATTATCCGAAACAAATCAATGCCTGCTTCCTAAGCAGGCATTTCCCGTTTCGGCGCAACGATCACCAAGCGGACGGTGTCGGATGTGTATAGGGCCCTGATGAGTGGGCGCCATGAGATTTTCATTTGGAGAACCATCTATGAGCAAAGCAACGCCAGCAGTGATTACAGCTGCACTGGGGCTTATGGTTGGCTATGATTCTGCCGTCGGTGCTGCCGCCCCGAGCGAGCCGGTAGCGCGCAATGAGCGTCACCAGGATCTGCAACGGGTGGCTGACAACATCCATTCTGTTATCTCAGACGCCCGAGCTCTGGAAGCGACCTATACATCTCTCGTCAAAAGGGCGACCAATACCGATATTCGTGCATTCGTCTCTCCTGATGACCTGGGTACTCTTGAAGAGCTCCTTAAGAACCTGCGTGGCGTGGAGGTCGGTTTAAAGGGAGCAGACGTACCAGCGGAGCTCATGGATCTCCATATGCAAGTGCGCAGAGCAATTGCTAAGGGGCGTTCTCGGGTGGCAGCATTCTACAGCTTAGCTTGGCAGGCGTACACGGAGCCCAAGGTGGTTGCCGCGCGTGCGAGCGGTGAGGGGCTCAGATCTTTGGCCGATCACACGACTCGTCGGTTAGTTGAGCTGGCGAATGCTTAATGTCAGGGATCATCGTCGAATACCACCCGCGCACTTTTGAAGAGTTTTTTTTGGAGCCGCTGAAAGACTTCCCGAACTTGGCGGAAGATCTGAAGGCTGACTTTTTTAGCTACAAAGCGCACGGTGAGCTACCTTCGACCTTTGGGCGGGATGCCTCGTATACCCAGCCTTACTCGGCGTATAAGGCTCATCTGATGCATATCCACCTGAAGCTGCCCCCCGAGACCTTTCCCGAAAACTTGCCTCAGGACGACCGCAAATGCACTCGTCGGAAAGATGCTGCGATCGTATATGTTCAGGGTGAGCTAGAAGAAAACCTGTACTGCATTCTCGGAGTCTTGTATCCGAACGCGCACGCTAAGGCGCGAGAGGACAAAATCATGCGATATCTTGCGCGGTTGGCCCAGGAGTTTAGGGATGCCCATTAGGGAGCAGTGAGTTCGTCTTCCAGTCTGAATAGCAGGCGGATGGCGGCGCAAAGGAAGCGAAGGGAGCTATGGTGTATCACTGGATATCAAAGGAGTTGGCAAATGATGAAGCGTCTTGCTTTTCTGTTTGGAGTTCTAATGGCCCCCATGCTTTTGCAAGCGGCCGAGCTTTCTGCTGAGGATGAGAGAGCCCTCAGAAGCGCGCTAGACGAGCATCTACGTGATGCAGACAGTGCAAAATTCAAAGATCTGAAGTACGGAGCAGAAGGATCGTTCTGCGTGAAAGTAAACGCAAAGAACGCTTACGGGGCTTATGCCGGTTATAGCCCCTTTATGGGCATGAAGCTCCAGAGTGGAAAATTTTTCATCTTGAAGGGTGGGTCCTCTGCAGTTGAGCAGGTATGCCGACAGCAAGGGATGTTGGACTAGATTCAGCGAGCAAAAGTGATTACATACAAACCCGCTTCGGCGGGTTTTTTATTGCCTGGAGAAAATCATGGCAAGCAAATCCCTCGGGGTTTTGACGCTTGATCTAGTCGCCAAGACAGGCGGCTTTGAGCAGGGCATGGACAAGGCGCAGCGCTCCTCCGAGAAGTGGCGTAAGCGCGTAGATGATGATATGCGTGGAGCCTCCGCCAGTTCGGAAAAGGCGTTCTCGTCTATAGCTGGTAATGCCGCGAAAATGGCGGGAGCCATTGGCCTAGTTCTGTCGACGCAACAAATTATTGATTATGCAGACGGCTGGTCCGAGCTTAGCGCCCGGGTAGCTAACGTGGTCGGCCCGGGGGGCGATGCGGATAGCGTAATGCGGTCCATTGCCACTACGGCGCGTAGCACCTACACATCGCTCAACCAGACAGCCGAAGCTTTCCTGAATAACGCAATGGCGCTGACTGAGCTCGGCTACAGCACAGAGCAGCAGTTGCAGGTGTCGGATGCCCTGAACAACGCGCTCGTGATCTCTGCCACCCGCGGGCAGCAGGCCGAGTCGGTGATGCAGGCGTTGTCCAAGTCCATGGCAGCCGGCGTGCTGCGCGGTGATAACTGGAACACCGTGCTGCAGAGTGGGGGGCGTATTGTCCAGGCACTGGCTGATGGTCTTGGCGTAACAACTATTGAGTTGCGCAAGATGGCCGAGGACGGCCTGCTAACCACTGAGAAGGTTGTGACCGCGCTGACATCACAGCTGGAAGTGCTCAGGGCTGAGTCTGACGCAATGGCCGCCGCGGTAGTGGACGGGGTTGGCCAGATCGGTAACTCCTTATTGGCACTGATAGGGATTACTGATCAAAGCATAGGGGCGAGCGGCTCACTCGCGAATGCTTTGGTAGCTGTGGCCGACGCAATCCGGCCCTTTGATAACGCTGGCAACCTGAAGGCTTGGGCGGAAAATCTGCACCTTGTAGCAGATGCAGGCGCGGTAGTTGCTTTGGTAATCGGAAGTCGAGTTGCCGGTGCTGCGACAACATCTGCTTATGCCTTCACTATGGCGACTGCGGAGTCCATACGCTACCAGGCAACGCTGGCCCAAATGGCAGGTGTGTCGAACATCACCGCAGCACGTCTGACGGCACTGTCGGTTGCGGCGCGTACTGCGTCTGCGGCCATGGCCCTGGTTGGCGGCCCGGTGGGGGCAGTGATCCTGGCGGCGGGTGCACTGACCTACTTTGCAACTCGGGCCAGCGAGGCCGAGCGGGAAGCCGAAGCGCTGGATGGGCGCATAACCAAGCTGGGCGGCAGCTTCGACAAACTGACTGCAGCCCAGGCATCCGCAGCCATTCTGGATTATGACCAGAAGCTGGCGTCGGCCACGCTTACCATGCAAGCCGCCGAGGCCAAGGCGTTCACGCTGCGCCGGAATCTGGAACAGTTCCCTAATTCCAAAAAGGCGGAACAGTGGGGTACGGATCTGATTCGCGCTGAGGGCGCGGTGGATGACGCTCGCACTGAGGTCGACGCCATCAATTCCAGCCTTGAGCGGCTGAACGGTATTGTGCAGGCCGGTGGAGCTGGTGCGCTGGCGGATGATGCCAATGAAGCGTCTGAGGCTTTCCAGAAACTCAACCGCCAGTTGGTCGAGCGTCTGGCTTTGGTTGGGCTGAGTACTGAGGCCGAGCGGCTGGCCGCCCGCGTAGCTGGTGGCTATGTCGAGGGTCTTGAGGAGGGAGAAGGCGAGCTGCTGGTTGCGATTCAAAAGCAAATCGACGCCCGTGAAGAATCAATCGCAGCAGAAGAGCGCAGGACGAAAGTCGCAGCGGATGCCAGTAAGGCAGCTGCCCAGGCTGAAAAATCCCGCCTCGAGGCTATCGCCAACGAGATCACCGCCCTTGAGCGTGCCGCCACTACCTGGGGCATGACATCAGATGAGGTGAAGTTGTACACCCTCGCGGCGCAAGGCGCATCGGAGGAACAGCAGCTCCAGGCGGCCAACGCTCTGCGCGTAGTTGAATCCCTGAACGCCCAAGCCGAAGCGCACAAGCGGGTTCGGGAAGAACAGGGCCGCATCAACTCCGAGGCCGTGGGGATCGCTGAGAGCCTCCTGACAGAAGAAGAATCGATACTCGCCAGCTACGATCGGCGGCGGCAGATCATTCTGGATAATACCAAGATCACCGGCGAGGCCCAGACCGAGCTGTTGCGCCGGCTGGAAGAAGAGCGAAACGAGCAGCTGATTGAAGTTAATGGCAGCTACTGGGAGAAGTGGCTTGCTGGGGCCGAAGAGGCGCTGACAAGTTTTGACGAGCTGGCTGGCAACGTGGTTGAGCAGTTCTCCGGCCAGTTCGGCGATGCGTTTGAATCCATGGTGTTCGATGCGGAGACCGTGGACGAAGCCATACAGGGCATGGCTGAAAGCATGGCGCGTTCAGTTGTGAATGCGTTGGGGCAGATGGCTGCGCAATGGCTGGCCTATCAGGCTGTTCAGCTGCTGGTTGGCAAGACGGCCCAGTCAAGCGCCGCCACCGCGATGACCGGTAATGCTTACGCTGGTGTAATGCAGGCCGGCATCAGTG
Above is a genomic segment from Halopseudomonas litoralis containing:
- a CDS encoding phage tail assembly protein T: MCGIGGRTIAEAQQRISLPEFIRWSRYRRKRGSLNLGLRVERGSALLATLYANTHKGKDTAAFQLHDFAPHHDQPELTLEQAMATWG
- a CDS encoding type II toxin-antitoxin system YafO family toxin; translation: MSGIIVEYHPRTFEEFFLEPLKDFPNLAEDLKADFFSYKAHGELPSTFGRDASYTQPYSAYKAHLMHIHLKLPPETFPENLPQDDRKCTRRKDAAIVYVQGELEENLYCILGVLYPNAHAKAREDKIMRYLARLAQEFRDAH
- a CDS encoding tape measure protein, which encodes MASKSLGVLTLDLVAKTGGFEQGMDKAQRSSEKWRKRVDDDMRGASASSEKAFSSIAGNAAKMAGAIGLVLSTQQIIDYADGWSELSARVANVVGPGGDADSVMRSIATTARSTYTSLNQTAEAFLNNAMALTELGYSTEQQLQVSDALNNALVISATRGQQAESVMQALSKSMAAGVLRGDNWNTVLQSGGRIVQALADGLGVTTIELRKMAEDGLLTTEKVVTALTSQLEVLRAESDAMAAAVVDGVGQIGNSLLALIGITDQSIGASGSLANALVAVADAIRPFDNAGNLKAWAENLHLVADAGAVVALVIGSRVAGAATTSAYAFTMATAESIRYQATLAQMAGVSNITAARLTALSVAARTASAAMALVGGPVGAVILAAGALTYFATRASEAEREAEALDGRITKLGGSFDKLTAAQASAAILDYDQKLASATLTMQAAEAKAFTLRRNLEQFPNSKKAEQWGTDLIRAEGAVDDARTEVDAINSSLERLNGIVQAGGAGALADDANEASEAFQKLNRQLVERLALVGLSTEAERLAARVAGGYVEGLEEGEGELLVAIQKQIDAREESIAAEERRTKVAADASKAAAQAEKSRLEAIANEITALERAATTWGMTSDEVKLYTLAAQGASEEQQLQAANALRVVESLNAQAEAHKRVREEQGRINSEAVGIAESLLTEEESILASYDRRRQIILDNTKITGEAQTELLRRLEEERNEQLIEVNGSYWEKWLAGAEEALTSFDELAGNVVEQFSGQFGDAFESMVFDAETVDEAIQGMAESMARSVVNALGQMAAQWLAYQAVQLLVGKTAQSSAATAMTGNAYAGVMQAGISAFASTAAIPIVGPVLAPAAMAGAIAATSPLAAAVSTFSLMGMAHDGIDSVPQTGTWLLEKGERVTTAETSAKLDATLARVEAGQTGGGGAGGLPPVVNIYEDASKAGQKRSWVDQDGRQVLDLWIADFMGEGKTFKAVARKIGARAVGG